From a single Gimesia fumaroli genomic region:
- a CDS encoding SRPBCC family protein produces the protein MATFETSVQLTTTPEEIFEFLIDTDNILKISPPDTGLAFTKKPDKLSLGAVLEFQIQGFGKVQEGTHEIIAFEKPDFFTEKQISGPLKSYTHEHRIVPSGDNQVTVIDRLEFEPPGGLLGFLVTESKLLDLFDEGFYHRHNALKAIFP, from the coding sequence ATGGCGACCTTCGAAACCAGCGTTCAATTAACCACCACTCCTGAAGAGATTTTTGAATTTCTGATCGATACCGATAACATTCTGAAAATCAGCCCTCCTGACACGGGTCTGGCTTTCACCAAAAAACCAGACAAATTATCTCTGGGTGCGGTTCTTGAGTTTCAAATTCAGGGCTTCGGCAAAGTGCAGGAAGGAACGCATGAAATCATCGCCTTCGAAAAGCCTGACTTTTTTACTGAGAAACAGATTTCCGGGCCCCTCAAATCATACACGCACGAACATCGCATCGTACCCAGCGGCGACAATCAGGTTACCGTGATCGATCGGCTGGAATTCGAACCACCGGGCGGACTGCTCGGCTTTCTAGTCACCGAATCGAAGCTGCTGGATCTGTTCGACGAAGGTTTCTACCATCGCCACAACGCCTTAAAAGCCATCTTTCCGTAA
- the miaA gene encoding tRNA (adenosine(37)-N6)-dimethylallyltransferase MiaA, which produces MQFPTEVLQQCWFLAGPTACGKTELSLLLAEHLNAEILAMDSMSLYRGMDIGTAKASAAERERVPHHLLDLIDVHEKYSVADYFEAAEICCREIIERGRTPLFVGGTGLYLRAILRGVFNGPSADWDYRREMETLAETEGNEALHRRLAAVDPVSAEKLHPNDVRRVARALEVYHVSGVPLSAQHAEGILTPEECPAHVYWLLPDREWLYERINLRVDQMLEEGLLDEVKQLLTADPPMSRTARQALGYKELIDYLEGTHSYERAVELLKQQTRRFAKRQHTFFRNIKECRELPVHPEDQPADLLEKILGFERG; this is translated from the coding sequence ATGCAATTTCCAACGGAAGTCCTTCAACAGTGCTGGTTTCTGGCAGGTCCGACCGCGTGCGGCAAGACTGAGCTGAGCCTGTTGCTGGCGGAACATCTCAATGCAGAAATCCTGGCAATGGATTCGATGTCGCTGTATAGAGGCATGGATATCGGTACCGCGAAAGCCTCCGCGGCCGAGCGCGAACGGGTGCCGCACCATCTGCTGGACCTGATCGATGTGCATGAAAAATACAGCGTAGCCGATTATTTTGAGGCGGCGGAAATCTGCTGCCGTGAGATCATCGAGCGGGGGCGCACGCCGCTGTTTGTAGGAGGCACGGGTCTCTATTTACGGGCGATATTGCGCGGGGTGTTTAACGGTCCCTCTGCCGACTGGGATTATCGTCGCGAAATGGAAACACTGGCAGAGACCGAAGGAAATGAAGCTCTGCACCGCCGGCTAGCGGCCGTCGATCCGGTCTCGGCGGAGAAGCTGCATCCGAACGATGTCCGCCGCGTGGCGCGGGCACTGGAAGTGTACCACGTTTCCGGCGTCCCCCTTTCGGCCCAGCACGCGGAAGGAATTCTGACTCCGGAAGAATGTCCGGCGCATGTTTACTGGTTGTTGCCGGATCGGGAATGGCTATACGAGCGGATTAATCTTCGCGTCGATCAGATGCTGGAAGAAGGCCTGCTGGACGAAGTGAAACAGCTCCTGACAGCCGACCCTCCCATGAGCCGTACCGCCCGTCAGGCACTGGGATATAAGGAACTGATCGATTATCTGGAAGGCACGCATTCCTACGAGCGAGCGGTCGAACTGCTAAAACAGCAGACCCGCCGTTTCGCCAAACGGCAACATACGTTTTTCCGCAACATTAAAGAATGCCGCGAACTCCCGGTTCACCCGGAAGATCAACCGGCTGACCTGCTGGAGAAGATCCTGGGGTTTGAGCGCGGGTGA
- a CDS encoding menaquinone biosynthesis family protein, with protein sequence MMTDEKVLIQVGHSPDPDDAFMFHALANDKIETGKYRFTHELQDIETLNQRAFNAELELTAVSLHGYAYLTDTYAICSCGASMGDQYGPMVVAREAWSIDDLRGKKIAIPGKLTTAFLALKLLLGDDFEYEEHPFDEILNLVEQGKFDAGLIIHEGQLTYGNQGLKLVVDLGKWWYEDTGLPLPLGANAIRKDMGQEMMEEVTAILKRSIEYGLEHRDEALDHALKYGRDLNRGSADKFVGMYVNDWTLDFGEKGREAVALLLDRGYEAGIIPNPVKLEFIG encoded by the coding sequence ATGATGACCGATGAGAAAGTATTAATTCAGGTAGGCCACAGTCCAGATCCGGACGATGCCTTTATGTTCCATGCATTGGCGAATGATAAGATCGAAACAGGTAAGTATCGATTTACTCATGAGTTACAAGATATTGAGACACTCAATCAGCGTGCCTTCAATGCAGAACTGGAGCTGACGGCTGTCAGCCTGCATGGTTATGCTTATCTGACGGATACTTATGCCATCTGTTCGTGTGGCGCTTCGATGGGTGATCAATACGGGCCGATGGTCGTGGCCCGCGAAGCCTGGTCAATCGATGATCTGCGAGGCAAAAAGATTGCGATTCCCGGCAAACTGACCACCGCATTTCTGGCTTTGAAATTGTTGCTGGGCGATGATTTCGAATACGAAGAGCATCCCTTCGATGAGATTCTGAATCTGGTTGAACAAGGCAAGTTCGATGCCGGCCTGATCATTCACGAAGGCCAGCTGACTTATGGAAACCAGGGACTGAAACTGGTCGTCGATCTGGGCAAGTGGTGGTATGAAGACACCGGTCTGCCTTTGCCATTGGGCGCGAATGCGATTCGGAAAGACATGGGCCAGGAAATGATGGAAGAAGTGACTGCGATTCTGAAACGCAGCATAGAGTACGGCCTGGAACATCGTGACGAAGCCCTCGACCATGCGTTGAAGTATGGTCGCGATTTGAATCGGGGCAGCGCTGATAAATTTGTGGGTATGTATGTGAACGACTGGACTCTGGACTTCGGCGAAAAAGGCCGTGAAGCCGTCGCGCTCTTGCTGGACCGGGGTTACGAAGCCGGCATCATCCCTAATCCGGTCAAACTGGAATTTATTGGTTAA